TCGACACCATCTCAGCGGGCGACACGATGGCCGCCTACCTGAAGAGCGAGGACGACCTCGCGAACCCCGAGCGCGCCCGCGAACTGCTCCGGAAGGCCGCCTACCGCGAGGGCGAGGTCGGCGACCTGCTCGCGGAGGGCGTCCACCGCGCCGCCCCAGAGCTGGGCGTCCAGGACTGGTCGGTGAAGAGACTGGAGTTCGCGGCCCACGACGGTCGGACACTCAACGGGCAGGGCCTCTCGTTCGCGACCTCGAACCGCGGCGCCGACCACATGTACGCCAGCTTCTACTCGAAGGAGTACCCCCTCGTCGACAAGGAACAGGCGGTCGACAAGCGCGGGCTCGACGGCAAGGCGCCGATGGTCGCCGACGCGGAGAACCACAACGCGGTCCTCGACTCGGCGGTCGCCTGCAAGTTCAGCCGCGACTTCATGACCGAGGAGCGGCTCGGGAGCCTGCTCGACGCCGACTACGACGACCTGCTGGCGGTGGGCGCGCGCGTGGTCGAACTGGAGCGAGCGTTCAACAACCGCCGCGGCTTCGACCGCGCGGACGACGCGCTCCCGTACGACATCGAGGGGTTCGAGGAGGCGCTCGACGAGTACTACGACGCGCGCGGCTGGCGCGAGGACGGCGTCGTCCCCGGGCTGGGCGAGGCCGACGCGGGGGTCGACGCCGCGAGCGCCGACGACTGAGGCGCGATGTCCGACGCTCCCGCGTCCGACTCGTCCGTGGCCGACCGATCCGCCGGCGACCGGGACCCCGTCGCCGACCGTGCGGACCGGACGGAGCGCACCGATGTCGCCGTCGTCGGCTGCGGTCCCGGCGGCGCCGTCCTCTCGTATCTGCTGGCGCGCAGCGGCGTCGACGTGACGCTCGTGGAGCGGGCGGGCACCTTCGAGCGCGAGTACCGCGGGTTCGGCTGGAATCCCGGTGTCGTCCGCCTGTTCGACGGAATGGACGTGCTCGACGACGTTCTCGACCTGGCCCACGAGACGGTCACCGAGGGGACGTTCTCGCTGTACGGCGAGCGGGTTCCCGTCCTGAACCTCGAGCTGCTCGACGCCGACTACCCGTACGTCCTGATGATGGAGCAGCCGGCGCTGCTGGAGCACCTCGTCGACCGCGCCGGCGTCCACGACGGCTTCTCGTTTCGCCCGGCCACGACCGTCACCGGCCTCCTGACCGACGACGCCGGCGCCGTCCGCGGCGTGACCGCCCGCGACCGGACGGCAGACGAGACGGTCGCGATCGAGGCGCGCTGCGTCGTCGGCGCGGACGGCCGCTACTCGACGGTCCGCGAGGAGGCCGGGATCGACCCCGGATTGTTCGACTCGCCGCTCGATCTGGTCTGGTTCAAGCTCCCGGCCGGCGCGGTCGAGACGGACGCGCAGGGGCAGATCGCCCGCGAGGGAATCCTCGTCCAGTTCGGCCTCGGGGGCGGCGAGCTTCAGGTCGGCTACCTCCTCCGGGACGGCGAGTGGCCGACGGTCCGGGAGGCCGGCTTCGACGCCTTCCGCGAGCGCGTCGCCGCCGTCGACCCCGAGGTCGCCGCGGCCGTCGGCGAGCACCTCGACGGCTTCGCCGACACGACGCTGCTGGACGTCTCGCCCGGGATCGCCGACACCTGGACCCGCGACGGCCTCCTGATCCTCGGCGACGCCGCACACGTCGCGAGCCCCATCGGCGCGCAGGGCAACCCCCTCGCCGTCGAGGACGCGGTCGTCGCTCACGACCGGCTCGTCCGGGCGCTCGCGTACTCGGAGGGGATCGTTCCGCGGTCCCGGCTCCGCGCGTTCGAGCTACGCCGGCGTCCGACGGTCGAGCGCGTGATCGCGCTCCAGCGGCGCGCCGCCGCGAACTTCGCGTTCTGGCTCGATCACGGCGGGCGCGTTCCCCCCTCGCTCGTCCGCGCGGCGGCGGTGGTCGGCCGCGGCGTGGCGCGCTCCCGGCTCGCCCGCCGGGCGGTCGAGCCGTTCGCCCTCGGCGACCGCTCCGTCACGGTCGTGCGCTCGCACTTCACGGAGTGACGTGGTCGCACTTCGTGGAGTGACCCGCGGGTCCGCCCGCCCGCGACCTCGTTCGTTCGTTCGTCCGCGACCCCCGCCCCCGTCAGCTCCCCCCGACTTTTTCAGCCCTGATAGGCGGGAGCGAACGGTTATGCGTCGCCTGAGCCGGATTCCCGACATGAACATGAAGCGGATGTCGACGCTCTCGGTCGGCATGCTGTGCGTGCTGGCGCTGGGGGCCGCGGCGTTGGTCGCCGTTCAGGTGATCTGAGGGCGTCCCGGCGCGACGCCGCCGCGGCGAACCGACGGACCCAACCCCGCCGAGCCCCTGATATCTCCCGATGGAGATACGGTTCCTCGGCGGCGCCCGCGAGGTGGGCCGCTCGTCGGTCCTCGTCGACGACGCGCTCCTGCTCGACTACGGGACGCTGACCGGGGAGCCGCCGCAGTACCCCGTCGGCCGGCCCGAGCCGGACGCCGTCGTCGTCAGCCACGGCCACCTCGACCACGTCGGGCAGGTTCCGGCGCTCCTCCGGGGCGACCGCCGGCCGCCGATCCACTGGACGCCGCCGACCGGCGAGCTGGCGCGGGTGCTCGCACGTGACACGCTCAAGCTTCGAGGATACGACTGCACCTTCACCGAGAGCCACGTGCAGCGACTCGGCGAGGTCGAGGAACGCCACGGGTACGACGAGCCCTTCACGGTCCGCGCCGGCGGCACTGAGTACGAGGTCACCTTCTACGACGCGGGCCACATCCCGGGGAGCGCGCACGTCCTCGTCGACGACGGCGACACCCGGCTGCTGTACACCGCGGACTTCCACACCGACGACACCCGCCTGCTGTCCGGGTCGACGGCGCGCCCCGACGCCGACGCGGTGATCTGTGAGAGCACCTACTCGGACGTGACCCACGAGGACCGCACCCGCGTCGAGGAGCGGTTCGTCGAGACGGTGCGAACCACCCGATACGAGGGCGGGACCGCGCTGATCCCGGCGTTCGCCATCGGGCGGACCCAGGAGGTGCTGACGGTGCTGGAGGACACCGAGATCCGCCCGTACCTCGACGGGATGGGCCAACGCGTCACCGACATCGTCCGGCGGTACCCTGAGTACGTCCGCGACCCCGAGGCGCTCCGGCGGGCGAAATCCGGCGCCAGATACGTCACGGGGAAGGACGGCCAGCGCGAGCGCATCGCCGCCGACAACGAGGCGATCGTCACCACCTCCGGGATGCTCTCGGGCGGTCCCGTGATGCGCTACCTCCCGATGTTGCGCTCGGACCCCACCAACCGCGTCTGTCTCACCGGCTACCAGGTCGAGGGGACGAACGGCCGCCGACTGCTCGAACACGGCCGCTGCGACCTCGACGGCGGCGTCGTCCCGGTCGCGGCCCGCGTCGAACTGTTCGATTTCTCGGCGCACGCCGACCGCGACGGGCTCCGCTCGTTCCTCGACGACTACCGCGGCGCGACGGTGCTCGTCAACCACGGCGACCGCTGCCCGGCGTTCGCCGAGGAACTCCGGGCCGACGGCTACGACGCGAGCGCGCCGGAACTGGGCGGGACGGTCGTGGTCTGATCCCGGGACGGTCGAGGTCCGATCCGTGGTCCGGGATCGCCAGTCCCTCGCGGGCGGGCGATGCGTTCCACTCGCGTGCGAACCGACGACGGCTATTCCCCGTTGGGATGCCCGATCGTCTCCCATGAACGACAGCGACCGGAACGACTCCGCCGACGGCCGCGCGGCCGACGGCAGCACGGCCGACCGCCGCGCGTTCCTCGGCCGGGTCGGCGCCGCCGGCGCGTTCGCGACGACGCTCGCGGGCTGTGTGGGCGCGCCCGGCGGCGGGCAGGCGACCGGTGCGACCGACACGTCCGGCACGACCGCCGGAACCGACACCGGGGACCCGACCGACACGACCGAGGAGACGGCCACCGACGAGGAGCCCGCCGGTCCCGACTCGCTGGCGACCGAGCCCGTCGCCGAGGGGTTCGACTCGCCGCTTGGACTGGAGGCGCCCGCCGGCGTCGACGGCCGCCTGTACGTCGTCGACCAGGGCGGAACGATCGCCGTCGTCGCCGGCGAGGAGCGGTCGACGTTCCTCGACGTGACCGACCGCCTGTCCCGGGCGGGCGGCGAGATGGGACTGCTCGGACTCGCGTTCCATCCCGAGTTCCCCGAGGAGGATCGCGTGTACGTCCGCTACAGCGGTTCGCTTCGCGACGACATGCCGAGCGACTACAGCCACGCGTTCGTGCTTTCGGAGTTCCGTGCGACGCCGGACGCCGCCGAGTCCGACAGCGAGCGCGTCCTCCTCGAGATCGCGGAGCCGCAGCCCAACCACAACGCCGGATCGGTCGCGTTCGGCCCGGACGGACTGCTGTACGTCGGCGTCGGCGACGGCGGCGGGTCCGGCGATCAGGGGACCGGCCACGTCGAGGACTGGTACGACGCCGTCGACGGCGGCAACGGGCAGGACGTG
This genomic stretch from Halobaculum roseum harbors:
- a CDS encoding PQQ-dependent sugar dehydrogenase, whose protein sequence is MNDSDRNDSADGRAADGSTADRRAFLGRVGAAGAFATTLAGCVGAPGGGQATGATDTSGTTAGTDTGDPTDTTEETATDEEPAGPDSLATEPVAEGFDSPLGLEAPAGVDGRLYVVDQGGTIAVVAGEERSTFLDVTDRLSRAGGEMGLLGLAFHPEFPEEDRVYVRYSGSLRDDMPSDYSHAFVLSEFRATPDAAESDSERVLLEIAEPQPNHNAGSVAFGPDGLLYVGVGDGGGSGDQGTGHVEDWYDAVDGGNGQDVTENLLGSVLRIDPLGGDDVGVGGDGDPYGIPDDNPLVDGEGLPEQYAWGFRNPWRFSFDRETGDFLVADVGQSDWEEVNRVEAGGNYGWNVREGFHPFDAEEAPTETPEGEPLLDPVLEYPHGDAEVSGISVIGGYVYRGDAVADLAGTYVFGDYRPGGDLFLAEPRESGRWPTRAVATDGLGEGLLSFGEGPDGELYVCTVGEEGGSVRRIVSA
- a CDS encoding MBL fold metallo-hydrolase, whose protein sequence is MEIRFLGGAREVGRSSVLVDDALLLDYGTLTGEPPQYPVGRPEPDAVVVSHGHLDHVGQVPALLRGDRRPPIHWTPPTGELARVLARDTLKLRGYDCTFTESHVQRLGEVEERHGYDEPFTVRAGGTEYEVTFYDAGHIPGSAHVLVDDGDTRLLYTADFHTDDTRLLSGSTARPDADAVICESTYSDVTHEDRTRVEERFVETVRTTRYEGGTALIPAFAIGRTQEVLTVLEDTEIRPYLDGMGQRVTDIVRRYPEYVRDPEALRRAKSGARYVTGKDGQRERIAADNEAIVTTSGMLSGGPVMRYLPMLRSDPTNRVCLTGYQVEGTNGRRLLEHGRCDLDGGVVPVAARVELFDFSAHADRDGLRSFLDDYRGATVLVNHGDRCPAFAEELRADGYDASAPELGGTVVV
- a CDS encoding FAD-dependent monooxygenase, with translation MSDAPASDSSVADRSAGDRDPVADRADRTERTDVAVVGCGPGGAVLSYLLARSGVDVTLVERAGTFEREYRGFGWNPGVVRLFDGMDVLDDVLDLAHETVTEGTFSLYGERVPVLNLELLDADYPYVLMMEQPALLEHLVDRAGVHDGFSFRPATTVTGLLTDDAGAVRGVTARDRTADETVAIEARCVVGADGRYSTVREEAGIDPGLFDSPLDLVWFKLPAGAVETDAQGQIAREGILVQFGLGGGELQVGYLLRDGEWPTVREAGFDAFRERVAAVDPEVAAAVGEHLDGFADTTLLDVSPGIADTWTRDGLLILGDAAHVASPIGAQGNPLAVEDAVVAHDRLVRALAYSEGIVPRSRLRAFELRRRPTVERVIALQRRAAANFAFWLDHGGRVPPSLVRAAAVVGRGVARSRLARRAVEPFALGDRSVTVVRSHFTE